GGCCTGGGGCAGCGCGCCCCACGGCAGGAACGCCGACGTGATGAGGCAGCCGAGGACGCTCATCGTCGAGGTCGCGTAGACGTTGTGCGAGAGCACGTCGGAGAGCGCGCCCGTCCCGAACACGAGGGTCATGACACCGATCAGGACCAGCGTGGCGCGCCGCCGCACCGGCGTCCCGCGGAGCGCAAAGATGCCCGCGCCGGCGACGGCGATCTGGAAGAGCGCGATCGCAAGCAGCGGCCCGAAGACGTGCCGGTTGGCGACGAAGTCCGCGACCGTGAACGCGGAGACGGCCGCGATGATGAGGGCGCAGCCCGCGCGGCCTTGCTCGGCGAGCTGCGGGAGCGACGCGTCTCGGAGTCGGGAACGATCTGGAGCGGTCTCGGTCATTGATTTGTCAGCGACGCAACGGTGACGCACCGCCACGCGCCCGACGGACCCGGGCTAGCCGGGACGAGTCGCTGCGCGCGAGCAGCCAGCACCACGATCTGAAAGCAACCGCCATGCCGCCTGCATTGACGCCGCGGGGGCGCCGCCGCTAGAACCCGCGCCGATGCCCGCCATGGTCGGTCTGCGTTTCGATCTCCGCGTGCCGCCGTTCGCGGCGACCACCCACGCTCGCCAGTACGAGGCGTGCCTCGACATCTGCGAATGGGCCGATCGCCTCGGCTTGGACGTCGTCGCGATCTCCGAGCACCACGGCGTCGAGGACGGCTACATGTCGTCGCCGATCACGCTCGCCGCCGCGATCGCGGCGCGCACGAAGCGCCTGCGCATCAGCATCGCCGCGGTCCTGGTCCCGCTCCACGATCCGATCCGTCTCGCCGAGCAGCTCGCCACGGCGGCGCTCACGAGCGACGGCCGCATCAGCATCGTCGCCGGCATGGGCTACCGTCCCGAGGAGTTCGAGATGGCCGGCGTCGACCGCACGCAACGCGGCAAGCTGTTCGACGAGTACGTCGGTGTCCTGCAGCAGGCATGGACGGGCGAGCCGTTCACGTGGCGCGGGCGGCGCGTGCGCGTGACGCCGAAGCCGGCGGCGCCGCCGATGATCCTGGTCGGCGGCTCGACGGCCAAGGCGGCCAAGCGTGCGGCGCGGCTGCGCTGCGGGTTCTTTCCGGCGATCGGCGACCAGGAGCTGGCGCGCATCTATCACGAGGCGTGCGCGGCCGAGGGATTCGCCGGCGGCTTCGTCGCCCTGCCGGGCGGGCCGGGCTTCGTCCACGTGACCGACGATCCCGAGCGCGATTGGGCGCGCATCGCGCCGCACGCGCTCTACGATGCGCGCACCTATCACGACTGGCAGACGCCGGGGCAGCGCTCGGAGGTCCACGTCGACGCGACCACCGAGGCGGGGGTTCGCGCGAGCGGCGTCTACCGCGTCGTCACACCCGAGCAGTGCGTCGGCATCGCGAAGGAGTACGGGCGCGTGATCCTGCATCCGCTGATGGGCGGCATGGACCCCGATCTCGGCTGGGCGGGCTTGCGCCTGTTCGCGGACAAGGTCCTGCCACACATTCGATGAGCTGGCTCGTGAACACCCCGGTGGTCCGCACGCTCGGCGACGCGCTCGCGCTGCGGCCGGATCTCCTTGCGGGCTATCGCGCCTTCGAGGCGACGGCCGCCGACCCGACGGTGATCGATCCCGCGCTCCGCGCGGCGTATCGCCGGCGCATCGCGGTGCTCGTCGGCGGACGCCCCGACCCCGAGGCGACGAGCCGCACCCCATCCCCTGCCCACGCCGTCGTGAGCGAGCTCGTCGAGCAGATCGTGCTCGACCCGCACGGCGTGACGGACGACCTCGTGGACCGGGTACGCGCGCACTACACGCCGCGCGAGATCGTCGCCATCGCGCAGGATGCCGCCGTGTGCGAGGGGCTGGCGCGCCTCGCGCGTCTGCTCGACGTCCGTCCGGAGCTCTGAGATGGCGCGCGTGCCGCTTCCGGATGCCGCGACGGCCGACGTCCAGCGCACCGGCGTCCTCGGCCACGAGCCGCGCCTGCTGCGGCGGTTCATGGAGCTGTACGGCCGTCTGTGGCGCGACGGGATCGTCGATCATCCCACCAAGGAGGTCGTCCGCCTCCGCAACGCGCGCGTCACGGGCTGTGGCTACTGCCGCAACGTGCGCTTCTCGATCGCGCGCGAGCACGGGCTCGACGAGGGGCAGGTGGCGCTCATCGCCGACGACTACGCCGGCTCGGCGCTGTCGCCCCGGCACCAGGCGGCGATCGCGCTGACGGACGTGCTCCTCGGCCGCCGCGCCGGGGTCGACGCCGCGCTCGCCGCCGAGCTGCACGGGATCTTCACCCCCGCGGAGCTGGTCGAGCTCGGCGTGACGGCGGCCCTCTGCATGGGCTTCTCCAAGATCGCCGTCACGCTCGGATCGGCGCCGGCGGACATGCCGGTCACGATCGTACCGACGCCCATGCCGCCCGAGTGAGCCCATGACCTTCGACGCGTTCCTCCACGCCGCCCATCCCCACATCCCGATCGCGGCCGCGCAGGCGGTGCTGGCGCTGGTCGCCGAGGGCGCGACGCTCCCGTTCATCGCGCGCTACCGCAAGGAGCGCACGCAGAACCTCGCCGAGCGAGACGTCATGGCGGTCGCCGACGCGAAGGAGCGGTACGACGCGCTCCTGCTCCGCCAGCGCTTCGTGTGCGAGGAGATCGCGCGCCAGGGCAAGCTGACGCCGGCGCTCCGCGCCGAGGTCGAGGCCACCTTCGACCGCGACGCGCTCGAGGACCTCTACGTGCCCTTCAAGCGCAAGCGCCGCACCCCGGCCGTCGCCGCCGCCGAGGCCGGCCTGGGGCCGCTCGCCGACTGGATCTGGAACTGCGGGCACGGGCTCGACACGCCGCTGCCCGGACAGACGCTCGACCTCTGGGCGTTCACCTTCCGGAGCGAGGAGCACGGCATCGCCGACGCGGCGCAGGCGATCGCCGGCGCCGAGGACATCCTCGTCGAGCGGATCGCGGAGATCGTGCCGCTGCGCACGCGCGTGCGCGAGGCGCTGGCGCGCGAGGCGTGGCTGCACGTGTCGCGCGGCGAGCGGGGCAAGGAGGGCGGGCGCTTCGCGGCCTACTTCGACGTGCACGAGCCCGTGGGCGCGATGCTCGATCCGGCGAACGCCCAGCGCTACCTCGCCATCCGTCGCGGCGTGAACGAAGGCGAGCTGCGGGTGGAGCTCGGCGGCGCGAGCGACGATGCCGATCTCACGGCGCGGCTGCGCGCACTGGTCGAGGCCGAGGCGTGCACGGTGGCCGACGCGCCCGGTGCGGACGTCCTCGGGCGAGCCGCGCGCCGCGCCTTCGACGCGCACGTTCTCCCCGCCGCCGAGACGGCCGTGCAGAAGGCCCTGCGTGCCGCCGCCGACGACATCGCCGTCGACGAGATCGCGGCGGGCGCTCGCGCGCTCCTCATGGCCGCGCCCTTCGGCCCGCGCGTCGTCATCGGCATCGACCTCGCGCCGCGCGGCGGTAGCAAGGTCGCCGTCGTCGGCGGGAACGGCCGGCCGATCGGCCAGGGCGTCATCCACGCCGGCGACGCCGAGAAGCGCGCCCGCGCGGGCGACCTCCTCGCCGAGCTGGTGACGGCGCACGGCGCCCAGGCGATCGCGATCGGCGACGGCCTCGCGAGCAAGGACGTCGTGCGCGGCGTGCGCGCGCTCGTGCGCGAGCGCGGCGCCGGCGTTCCGGTCCTCGTCGTCTCCGAGATCGGCGCCGGGGCGTGGGCGGCGAGCGAAGCGGGGCATGCGGACCTGCCCGACCTCGATCAGGCGACGCGGGCGGCCGTCACGATCGCGCGCCGCCTGCAGGATCCGCTGGCCGAGCTCGTCCGGCTCGAGCCGCGACAGCTCGCGGTCGGCATGCACGTGCACGACGTCTCGCAGCCGCGGCTCGAGCGCGGCCTCGACGCGACCGTCGCAGCCTGCGTCGCCGACGTCGGCGTCGACGTCAACACGGCGCCCGAGCATCTGCTCGCGCGCGTCCCGGGCCTCACGCCCGGGCTCGCGCGGGCGATCGTCGAGCAGCGCGGCGCGCAGGGACCCTTCGCGTCGCGCGCCGCCGTGCGCGCGGTGCCGCTCCTCGACCACCGCGCGTTCGAGCAGGCCGCGGGCTTCCTGCGCGTGCACGGGGGTCCCCACGCGCTCGACGCGACGGGCATCCATCCCGAGCGCTACGAGACGCTCGAGCGTCTGGCGGTGACGCACGGCACGGACGCCGCCGGCCTGTGCGGCGACGGTGCGAAGCTCGTGGCCGCCGCCGCGGCCGAGCTCGAGCCCGAGATCGGTCCCTACACCTTCGCCGACGTCGTGCGTGCGCTCGAGCAGGCGGGGCGCGATCCGCGCGGCGCCCTCGCGCCGGCCGATTTCGCGCCCGCGGTGCGGACGCTCGACGAGCTGACGCCCGGCCTCACGTGTCCCGGGATCGTGACCAGCGTCACCACCTTCGGCGCGTTCGTCGACATCGGCCTCGCGCAGGACGGGCTCGTCCACGTGTCGCGGCTCGCGGATCAGTTCGTGAAGGATCCGCACGCGGTCGTGAAACCGGGCGATCGGGTCGAGGTGCGCGTCGTGGGCGTCGATCGCGACAAGCAGCAGATCGCTCTCAGCATGCGGCGCGAGGCGCCCGCCGCGCCGGCCTCCCGCCCGGCGCCGTCGGTCTCGGCTCCGCGCCGCCCGCAGGAGCCGCCGCGTCGCGGCGGCGATCGCCCGAAGCCGCGTGAGCCGCGCCCCGCGTTCAACAACCCCTTCGCCGACCTCGCCTCGCAGCTCCGCGGCGGCGGCGGAAAATCGTCGGACCCGTCGAAAGGGCGATCATCCTGAAGCGGCTCGGCCGCCGGCCGAGGAACTCCTCGACGTCGCGCGCGATGCCGGCCGCGAGCGAGCCGCCCCGCGCGCCCTTCCGCGTCCACGTGATGGCGCCGCGTCGCCACTGGCGCTCGGGCCCGAGCCCCAGCACGTCGAGCATCCACGCCGCGGCGCGCGCGCGCGTGACGAGGGCGACCTCGCGCGGGCCGAGGCGCACCCCGGTCGCGTGCGCGAGCTCGCCCTGGCCGCCGTAGAACGTGATCGAGAGCCCGGCGTCGCGCGCCGCCTGGGCGACGACCGAGAAGTCGACCATGAACGTGACGTCGTCGCGCCCGGGCGCGTCGTAGACGCCGCGTCCCGAGCGCGGCGGCCCCGCAAAGACGCGCCGGCGCTCGGGCGCACGGAGGTGGAACGGGCGCAGCGCGCCGTAGTCGATCCAGAGCATCTCCGCCGTCCGGTACAGGCGCGCGACGTTGCCGACCAGCGCCGGGATCGCCGGGCAGGCGAAGTAGGGCGGGAACGAGCGCCCGGTGGCGAGACGTTCGGGACAGTACCTGGCGAGGAACGCGCGCAGCCCGGGTACGGCATCCACGGGCAGCGCGACCTCGCGATAGCGCAGGCGCTCGCCGCGCCGCAGGACGGGCGCGAGACCCGACCGCGTGACCGGGCGCCCGCGGCGGCTCGGCACGACGAAGACGACGCCCGGCCCGGCGACGATCTTGTGGTGCGCGAGGCAGTCGAGCACCTCGTTCGCGATCACGAACCCGACCCTGGCGAACGGCGCGCCCGCGGCCGGCCGGCGCGCGAGATCGGCGCGCGTCCACAGGACGCGGCTCGCGAGCTGCCCCAGCTTCGCGCGCTGGCGGCGCGCGAGCGCCGGGCTCCGCTCGACGATCCGGTAGCGGAACGCGCGTGCGAACCGTCGCCAGCGCGGCGTCACGGCGGTCTCGACGGCGGCGATCGTGTCGAGGCAGAGCTGGCCGTTGCCGGCGCCGATCTCGCAGACCTCGAAGCGCCGTGGGCGGCCGGTGCGCTCCCAGAAGCGCAGCGCCGCGCGCGCCACCATGCGGCCGAACAGCGGCGAGAGCGCGGTGGGGAAAGTGTCGTAGTGTCCGCCCTCGCCGAAGCGCACGATGCCGGTGCTGTAGTAGCCCCACGCCGGGTGGAAGAGCGCGTCGTCGACGAAGTCGCGATACGAGGGAAACCTGCGCGCGAGACGCGCGTCGGCGGAGGACGGAGCCGGCACCAGGACGGACGATCTAATCGCAGTTGACGTCGGCTTGCACGCCGCTGTGGTCGGACGACCAGCAGATCGCGGCGGGCGAGGGCCCGCACGGGGGCGCGAACGGATTGGGCTCGTCGGCGAACAGGCGCGTCGCGACGCCGTCGCCGTCTCCGTCGCCGGCGGGCTCGACCGTCGCCGAGCAGATCGACCCCGGACCCGGCGGGATCACCCAGATGTAGTCGATGCGCTCGGTCTGGCCGAGGCCGGGGCTCTCCAGGTCGGTCAGCGCGTCGTCGATGCGGCCCGACGTGCAGCCGACGCCGGAGAGGGCGTCGCACTCCGGGTTGCCGCCGGCGAGGTAGGCGTCGGTCCAGCCACGCGTCGCGTACTGCGCGTAGACGAACGATCCCGGCGTCTCGTTGAAGTCGCCGAGCAGCAGCGCCGGGGTCGCGACGTCGTGCGTCG
This DNA window, taken from Candidatus Eisenbacteria bacterium, encodes the following:
- a CDS encoding LLM class flavin-dependent oxidoreductase: MPAMVGLRFDLRVPPFAATTHARQYEACLDICEWADRLGLDVVAISEHHGVEDGYMSSPITLAAAIAARTKRLRISIAAVLVPLHDPIRLAEQLATAALTSDGRISIVAGMGYRPEEFEMAGVDRTQRGKLFDEYVGVLQQAWTGEPFTWRGRRVRVTPKPAAPPMILVGGSTAKAAKRAARLRCGFFPAIGDQELARIYHEACAAEGFAGGFVALPGGPGFVHVTDDPERDWARIAPHALYDARTYHDWQTPGQRSEVHVDATTEAGVRASGVYRVVTPEQCVGIAKEYGRVILHPLMGGMDPDLGWAGLRLFADKVLPHIR
- a CDS encoding carboxymuconolactone decarboxylase family protein, which gives rise to MARVPLPDAATADVQRTGVLGHEPRLLRRFMELYGRLWRDGIVDHPTKEVVRLRNARVTGCGYCRNVRFSIAREHGLDEGQVALIADDYAGSALSPRHQAAIALTDVLLGRRAGVDAALAAELHGIFTPAELVELGVTAALCMGFSKIAVTLGSAPADMPVTIVPTPMPPE
- a CDS encoding Tex-like N-terminal domain-containing protein; the protein is MTFDAFLHAAHPHIPIAAAQAVLALVAEGATLPFIARYRKERTQNLAERDVMAVADAKERYDALLLRQRFVCEEIARQGKLTPALRAEVEATFDRDALEDLYVPFKRKRRTPAVAAAEAGLGPLADWIWNCGHGLDTPLPGQTLDLWAFTFRSEEHGIADAAQAIAGAEDILVERIAEIVPLRTRVREALAREAWLHVSRGERGKEGGRFAAYFDVHEPVGAMLDPANAQRYLAIRRGVNEGELRVELGGASDDADLTARLRALVEAEACTVADAPGADVLGRAARRAFDAHVLPAAETAVQKALRAAADDIAVDEIAAGARALLMAAPFGPRVVIGIDLAPRGGSKVAVVGGNGRPIGQGVIHAGDAEKRARAGDLLAELVTAHGAQAIAIGDGLASKDVVRGVRALVRERGAGVPVLVVSEIGAGAWAASEAGHADLPDLDQATRAAVTIARRLQDPLAELVRLEPRQLAVGMHVHDVSQPRLERGLDATVAACVADVGVDVNTAPEHLLARVPGLTPGLARAIVEQRGAQGPFASRAAVRAVPLLDHRAFEQAAGFLRVHGGPHALDATGIHPERYETLERLAVTHGTDAAGLCGDGAKLVAAAAAELEPEIGPYTFADVVRALEQAGRDPRGALAPADFAPAVRTLDELTPGLTCPGIVTSVTTFGAFVDIGLAQDGLVHVSRLADQFVKDPHAVVKPGDRVEVRVVGVDRDKQQIALSMRREAPAAPASRPAPSVSAPRRPQEPPRRGGDRPKPREPRPAFNNPFADLASQLRGGGGKSSDPSKGRSS
- a CDS encoding SAM-dependent methyltransferase, encoding MPAPSSADARLARRFPSYRDFVDDALFHPAWGYYSTGIVRFGEGGHYDTFPTALSPLFGRMVARAALRFWERTGRPRRFEVCEIGAGNGQLCLDTIAAVETAVTPRWRRFARAFRYRIVERSPALARRQRAKLGQLASRVLWTRADLARRPAAGAPFARVGFVIANEVLDCLAHHKIVAGPGVVFVVPSRRGRPVTRSGLAPVLRRGERLRYREVALPVDAVPGLRAFLARYCPERLATGRSFPPYFACPAIPALVGNVARLYRTAEMLWIDYGALRPFHLRAPERRRVFAGPPRSGRGVYDAPGRDDVTFMVDFSVVAQAARDAGLSITFYGGQGELAHATGVRLGPREVALVTRARAAAWMLDVLGLGPERQWRRGAITWTRKGARGGSLAAGIARDVEEFLGRRPSRFRMIALSTGPTIFRRRRGAARRGRRRGC